A stretch of DNA from Lycium ferocissimum isolate CSIRO_LF1 chromosome 4, AGI_CSIRO_Lferr_CH_V1, whole genome shotgun sequence:
gatatggccactatgagtttctagtaatatcttttgggcttactaatgccctggctacatttatgactttgatgaatggcatttttaggccgttccttgattcctttgtgattgtgtttattgatgaaatcttggtgtattccaagagtagagaggagcatgagggcCATCTTCGTACCGTTCTTGGGTTGTTAAAGAAACATAGcttgtttgctaaattttccaagtgtgagttcttgTTGGAGTATGTAGCATTTttgggccatgtggtgtccaaagaggggattatggttgatccacagaagattgaggctgtgaaagGTTGGGTGAGGCCCACTACCATTATTGAGATTCGTAgctttgtgggtttggccagttattaccgTCGCTTTGTAAAGGGTTTTACTACCATTGCTTCATCGGCCGACCGCATTGACTCGAAAGGATGTTCCTTCAGCGACGGATGATtatgaggagagctttcaaaagctcaagcttctgtTGACTACAGCCCCGATCCAAGCCTTGCCTgtggaaggtaaggatttcgcggtttattgtgatgcttcccgtACGGGTTTGGGTGCgatgttgatgcaggagggtagagtgataggttaagcttcccgtcagttaaaagttcacgagaagaattaccctacccatgatttggagttactagccgtagtcttcgctttgaagctttggaggcattacttgtacggttTATATTGTGAAGTTTTCActgatcaccgtagccttcaaaGATCTGTTTActcagagagatcttaattccaggcagcgccgatggatggagctcctgaaggactatgatatcTCTTTTCTATATCACCCTTGCAAAGCCAATGTGGTAGCTCATGCCTTGAATCGCAAGGcggtgagtatggggagtttagctcgattgattgttttcgagcatccgttggccatggaggttcagactctgacCAACAGTTTCGTCCATCTTGACATTTCAGTCTGGGGCAAGCTCTTGGCCTGTATAGAGACAAGGTCCTCattattggatcggatcaaAGCTCAttagtttgaggatgctcagttgagcaagaagCGAGAAAGGGTTTGGAGAggggaggccaaggaggccgtgattgattctgagggcattctgaggattagaggacgcgtgtgcgttcctcgtgttggtgatttggtTCATTTGATCTTatctgaggctcatagctctcgctattccatccACCCGGGAGCAACTAAGATGTACCGAGACTTGAGATATCACTATTGGTGGTGTcagatgaagagagatatagttgattttgtggctaagtatAGAAATTATCAgaaggtaaagtatgagcaccagcgaccaagtggggtgcttcagaggatgcccattcctgagtggaagtgggagaggattaccatgtattttgtcacgggtcttccgaagacccttggcaagtttaattctatttgggtgatagtggatcggttgactaagtccgctcactttgttccggtTTCCTATACCgtggagaagttagccaagatatatattcgggatattgtgagattacatAGGATCCCTATTTCTATTGTATTTGATCGGGGTACTAACTTCACTTTTCGATTCtggagggcatttcatgaggaATTTGGTACTCGATTGGActttagtacagctttccacccctagaccgatggccagtccgaACGGACCATctaggtgctcgaggacatgttgagagcgtgtgttattgactttggtggtcattgggaccaacACTTGCCCTTGGTAGCTTTTGCGTAGAATAACAGTTATTATTCGAGTACTggtatggcgccttttgaggccttgCATagtaggaggtgtagatctccaattgatTGGTTCGATGGGTTTGAGGCTCGACCTGGGagcacggatctattgagagagtcccttgatagagtgagagttattcaggccaggctcgtggcagctcagagtaggcaaaagatgtatgtggaccggaaggtccgagatttgaagtttgctattggtgaccaggttctattgaaggtttcacctatgaagggtgttatgagatttggtaaatgGGGCAAGTTTAGCCCCATGTACATTGGTTCGTTTGAGATTGTTGTATCGGCGATGTAGCTTACGAGTTAGCATTGCCGCCAGGCatggcgggagttcatccggTGTTTTatgtttcgatgctgaagaaataccataccgatggtacctacattgtccgtcgggattctatattgcttgatgagaatttgacatatgaggaggagcctgtcgcgatcttggataggcaggtacggaagttgaggtcaaaggagattgcttctgtgaaggtgcaatggaagcaccgctCTAtggaagaggctacttgggggactgagtccgatatgcgtagccgatatccccagttgttcactgattcaggtatgtccttactttccttctttctttgctcgaggacgagcaacggttcaattagtatctgatgtaacgacccgtttggtcgttatagtctctCCTGCATTTTCGCCCATTTTCGATATTTCCCAtctcgatatttgagcttgaggaaaatgttcttggagataatttagagaaattcttggaggtaaaacttgcctaatcctttactcttccttaatcacaatcatcttagatttcccCTTTCCCTTTAACAGTCCCTCAGAGGTGaaatttgaaggagggttttaATGAACTTTCCCTTAGGCTCATGTatgaggaaattgatgatgtttatgttaaaatttgatgaatctaagcttattaatcatatatcttccacttttaacattAAATTTCGAGATTGAacacttagggtttatacccaaattgggggttttgcttgaaatcggGAACTAGGCTAATCCTtgggctaaatcaacaattaatggttggattgtgattacctagtacttaatttggtattttgcccgcgaatttctcgttttgcccttgtgggcttgttttcccaatttctagggttaaaatggaccaaATGGAAATcctagcaatattagtatcattcttcatgatttctaagatagaattcgattattcttagactactttggttccgAGGTTCAGTGGAAAGGCAAAGCAAaaaagtgagttgttggtgttgcggttcggcagtctaggtaggttatggcttacctttggtgagacttcgtatagcgaagtacatatttagattatgatgtcagagatagcatgtgaaccttcgggtatgaagtcgggttggatattgccttaggttgggccctgttatgtgttgggactagccaccccgttatatgtgtttgattgttccaTTGTGATGGTTTGATGCCTTGAGTAGTTAGTAGATATCAGAATCTGTGTTATTGTCTTGACTAAGATAGAATTTATATACCGTTGTTAGTATTCGAACTACGATACATCGTTagcatacccgttgttggtacttgtgatattgatataccCCCCcccatacccccccccccccccccccccccccccaccggTATTGTGATctgatacattattggcgtacccgttgttggtacttgtgcTATTGATATACTGTTGGCAtaccactattggtattgtgatatgatacattgttgatgtaccctattgttggtacttgtgatttaaAGTTGATTGTTGATGGTTGATATACTCATTGCCcgcattctcacacattcatgatgcatggccgatatccggtgatgatctggtatcgttgattgagtaaactgatatttcgataaactctttacttgagtgattgtgagaagaccgatgtccgaagatgaattccggaatcgttgattgtatgatattgatatttgataaactcttttacttgagtgattgtgagaaagctgatgtccgaggttcatttACGAATCGTTGCTTGTGTGAGAcggatatttgacagactcttttacttgagtgattgtgagatggccgatgtctgatgatctattccggcataattattgcatggccgattccgacgATATCCCGgaatcattgttagtgcatggactctgcgggtccccAAAGACGTAGTCCGGTGAGACCCCCCGTGAGACATTAGCCGGGTCTCGTCTCAtgcgtgggcaaagatccgggactggtggcacttagacttcgcgagtcacgctgagttgtgctaccgagacgtcaatATTTCAGTCCGAAGTatatgtgtacacctcatttgcatggcattacattgcattcattccatcattgcactgcattgtattatgacttgattgagatacTTGGTGATTGGAATGCTTGATGATTGGATTGTATAGGATATATTCGGACTTGACGTATTTGggttagatgctttacataggcgatTACGGATACTTGGCTGTGATTATATTGTTTTATACTTGCTAGATtccttgcttatctgctttatcttctgaattgtgttagctatacttagtcggccgatgatgcctaccagtaatgcggtttgtactgacctgcacttgctgcattcttttatgaatgcagagtaccaggtcggaTCTACTTTTGTGGCACGTGGCTAATCGACACTTCAGCTTTCTcttgagtttccagggtgagtatggcgtccgctgaccttgaagactttcctatcatatgtcTTATTTTTACTTCAGAGACATACacattatgtattagtattccaaaTTGTATTCTTCTACTTAGATGTTCTTGTATTATTCaaactagaccctgggggtgtttattgtcttccgcactttctactacttatatatagatatatcgtgagacttacgtatttttTCTATTCCGTTGTTTTAAATTCATTCTTCGTGTATTTgttcattgttgggttgagggttcgcttatcgaggtgggaaggtaagtggcCACACGGCCTATgaaaaatgggtcgtgacactacttGTGTGCATTTGAACATCTTTGTGTGAGAGAGAGTTAATTCTTTCCATTTGATATCCCATTTGTGTTTTAAATCGCATTTTGCGAGTTGGGATTCTCTTTTGATTGTGAGAGCACATGAGAATTTGAGTTATGAATTTGTTCCATTTTCCAATTGAGAGGAATGAACAAGAGAAAGTTGTTTTATgatgatgaggcaaattttGAAGTCATTACTACTTTGATTAACTTGGTGTTTGAGcacttgaaatgaaaatgaagtttttgagaaaaagtttgtaattcatatgttttggattaattgtACCAATGAAAGTATGTGTTTGCGCTTAAAGTAGACTTTTTGACTTGGTATGATGTTGGTGCACTTTTGAACGGAGTCCTTTGAAGGAATTTGTATGatttgatttgcttgaggacaagcaatagtttaagtttagggtttgataagttggtattttaccaacttatttcttctttaatcttagattgttgttatgttttaattgagaaaatagtgcatttaatgtcgtttacttcAATTTTATAGGTTTATATGATTGAGAAGTGATCatgaagaaatcaagtgaaaaacaagtcaaaagaggtcaaagtgaagaaaatgacaaaaaaggcTAAAACTGCAAAAAAgggacagatttgcaaatctgaaaatatggggctgttttggtcatattttgatgtggaaatattggggaGATATAAAAGCAACACTTGAAGGAAAATAtcatcatctttggccattttcaacACAAGTTTTGGCGACTAGGGTTCATCAACTCGcactttggaagagaagatttgAAGACTTAGATGACAAATTTCTTACtcttttactcatttcttcaatctcttgttatgtattgaatatctaagtgtgtagaactccattccattacttgaatcttgtttatggaaatattcaaTGATTAAAGTTTGGATGAAACTGTTATTTTGCTTTATgtattgaataatttttattgctaatgaagtgagttaatgttgttttaattaatcttgttctttaatgtttcttaagggattagctaaccctaagaccctcccatttacttcgatttgagctcgagagaggaagattgaagttgggaaagattaataacaagaatttggggctttaaaactcatctaataacttgagttagagataggaaagttacttgagattatatttattgtgcttaatatcacactctaaggcttgagaaagcttagagtgaaattcattgatttggtcgagaaacttttgatgagattttagagatctttatctaattagcataaactcacttatagttgtaaaatcatgaaatacattggatcgttacttgagagtaatttcccttgtatccatgcttgtggtcattgatcaatttacttgttTTTTAGGTTAGTTTTCtctttgttagtttttaaatcaaaaatcaaatattgaaaaagtgtttggcttaacttagttggtgataattccttacttgtttaaattgcCTTTATATTGTTTCCTgtggattcgaccccgactcatagtagggtaaattatattgcgacgaccgtgtacactttctctttgagaagtagatttggacgttatcaattttggcgccgttatcggggaacaatttggcgtatctaggttagtttgggatttaagctTTCTTGCTTTCgtccaaacttgtgaatatgtgcttgtgatttttttttttttttgtgtgtgtgtgttttttggtgctaatttttgttttttgttagtTATTTTTGTTACTTGTGTTACTATGGCAACATGGAATGAAAATGGGTTTGATGGTTGCACCCCTTATTTTGATGACCCATGTCCAtattgtggaggaccccactttTGGCAAGATTGTAAAAATGCTCACGGGAGAGAGATGTGTGCACCGTCTGAATTCTATGGTAGGAATATTTGCGATATATGTGGTGGTCAAGGTGGACATTGCGGTGATTGTCCCAATTATTTGGTGAAATTCCCAGTACACTTGGAAGTTGTGTGACAATTGTTAACCTAACAATGAAAAGAAATTTCTTTCACGAGCTTATTCCTTCCACTTTCAGTTCACTAAGGAGTCTTGAAGTTTTAGATCTTTCTCATAATAAGTTGTTAGGTATGGTTCCAAAGTACTTGGAAGGCTTTGCCGTGAAACTCTTAAACTTGTCGTttaatgattttgaaggtgCCCTTCCAAAAAGATGCATCTTTGAGAATGTGAGTGTAATTTCTTTGGTTGGAAATCCTAGAATCTGTGGTGGTGTACCTGACCTGAAACTTCCCAATTGCAACTTCAGTCGTTCAAAGAAGCTAAACTTAAAGCTTATGATCTTAGtaatatttggaattttgaggCTAGTTTTTATGGTTGGTTCCCTTCTTGTCTATCGATTTGGAAGGAGCAAAAGAGCATTTCCTTATTTAGATAAGGCTCTAAATTCCTTATTTAGATAAGGATCTAAACCAACTCCTGGTCGTCTCCTATCAAAGTATTCTAAAAGTTACCAACGGATTTTCTGCGAGCAACTTAATTGGTGTTGGGAGTCATGGATATGTTTATAAGATAATTTTCGAAATGGATGGTAAACATGTTGCTATAAAAGTATTGAATTTTTTACAACATGGAGCTATCAAAAGTTTCATAGCAGAATGTGTGGCCCTGAGAAATGTTAGACACCAAAATTTAGTTAAGCCACTCACTGCATGTTCTGGTGTTGATTATGGTGGCAACGAATTCAAGCCTTTGGTTTACGAGTTTATGGCCAACAGAAGTTTGGAGGATTGGTTGCATCCAGATAATTCAAGAGCAAATGTTCAGCCAAGAAGGTTGGGGTTCTTTCAACGACTCAATAttgctattgatgttgctagtgcAATTGATTATCTTCATAATGATTGTCAAATATCAATAGTTCATTGTGATctcaaatcaaacaatattctcCTCGACAATGAATTAGTTGCCCATGTTGGGGCTTCTAGATTATCAAGATTCCTACATCTGACTGATGAAACCACCTGTAGAATTCATACAAGTTCTACAACTTTTAAAGGATCTATCGGCTTCATAGCTCCAGGTAATTTCCCATATAATTCATGATCATAttctaaaaataatttagtgtggaaatattaatTTTGAACGTGGCTTAGGTCACAACATAAGGATTAAGCTTTTAGATTGTTGCACAAACATGTCCTCCTATCAAAATGAATAGAAATAAGTAGAAACTAGATTAGCACATTAATTCTAGTGATGTTCTAATATTTGTGATATATTTTCATTGCAGAGTATGGGATGGGTAGCGATCCAACAATGCATGGTGATGTGTATAGTTTTGGTATTGTCTTACTTGAAATGTTAACCAGGAAAAGGCCAACAGATGACATGTTCGGTGGTGATTTAAGCCTTCATGATTTTGTTAGGAATCCCATGGCTGATGGATCACTTGAAATAGTAAATCCAGTCCTTGATTTGGAAGAGGAAGAGATAAATAGAGAGAGCTCTCGAATTCTAAGATTCATGAGAAGGCAAAAAATGGTACAGGGTTTAATCTCCTTGTTTCGAATTGGAGTTGCTTGCTCGGAATTGGAGTTGCTTGCTCAATGTATGATTcaggtaaaataaaaaacatcaGGGAGGCTGTTAGAGAGTTGTGCTCTATTAGAGATTCTCTTGTTCGTTGCACATGAAACACGttttttgtttatgttataGAAGGTTCCAATAAAGCATTCTTGTGAATAATATGAATGTATAGTTTGCTTATTTAACTGATATCTGTTCTCAATAACATATGAATAAAGCTTTTATTTGTTTACTAGATGGGGAATTTCCCTTTGCAAAGCACATGCACTGATCGACTTCTAGAAGTACATGTTTTTAGACACGTTACACCTCACATTTGTTACTCTTTTCTTGTGTTTTTACGTACATTCCGATCACTTTATACTTATTGCATTCAGTGTTATGAGACAAcaataataaaagaaatgatAATGAAAAGAAAACCCACGGCTAGTCACCAACTCCTTTTATTTCTCAACGAAAAATGATTACGAAATACCACGAAAAATTTAAGTTTGTATCGGCTACCAAAAACCCTAACCCCTAGAGTCTCTTGCTTCGTCCATTGCAGGCCCCTGGAACCCCCGCAGTTTTGCCCACAAACTTAACATTCAGAATATGAGAGGAACATGAGCTCTTCGCTTCAGTCAATATACAACGTACAATACATTTATAATACAAGAGTACTAGGTGAACATGAAATCTATGAGATACGACTAGTAGTTCTAACTATACAAGACTAGGTTAACTCACTGAAAATAATGTTGATCCAATATCCCGCTTGCAAATTAAAGGTGATTATTGCACCTTTACTTTGTCTCTTAAAAATTGAAACCTAGATGTGGAGAGTTGTTTATCAAGATATCAGCTACTTGATCCTTGGATGAGAGAAACTAAACTATTAAATCCCGCCTAGCTACCTTGTCCCgcacaaaaagaaaatcaatctCAACTTGTTTAGTGCGCGAGTGTAAAATTGGATTTATAGACAAGTACACATCACCAAGATTATCATACCACAAAATGGGAGCATGAGGAATATTAATCGAAGCTCAAAAAGTAGTGATTGAGTCCATGCTAGGTCGGCGGCAACATCTGTTAAAGCCTTGTACTCAGATTCAGTAGAGGACCTGGCCACTATTCTTTGCTTTCTTGAAGACCATGATATCAAATTCGAACCAAAATATATGGCATAACCCTAGTAGAATTATGATCCTCAATTCTCCCAACCCAACCAGAAACATTAAAAGCTTGTAAGTGAGCATCAGGAGCTCTAGAAATGAAAAAGAACATGAATTTGGTGTGATATAGTTATCCTATAATCTTCTTGACAACAATGCATTGATTTTGCAAGGTATTGTGCATGCACTGACAAACTTTGTTAACTAACAAAGAAGATATGTGGTCTTATTAATATAAGATAttttagagcaccaacaacatGTCTATAGAGGTCGGGATCACCAAAGGAGGAACTATCACCCTTGTAAAACTTTGCATTGGTGGCCATAGGTGCCCACAAAGGTTTACAATGAAGCATGTTGGCCTTGGACAAATAGAGGAATATGAGATCTTCACAACATTATGAGTGGCTTGCTGTTCTTATTCTATGGTTACGGGATTATCCATGATTGTTGTTAGTAGAAACTTGATGTTAGCATATGTTTTATTATCATCGATTTATATTGGTTTAATTAGTTCTTGATGTTATCCTGcgcttaattatttgattgctAGATCATTGATTGAATACTATCTATGAATTTAGACCGTGAGTCCAAGGGAAGAGGTCTATTTTGTATTATAGTATAGGGTAGGTCTTGTTCCGTGATCCGGCGGGTCATCCAACACTGATTAGTGCCTCTTACAAACGTACAATTACCAAGTGAATGACTAGTTGTAGACCTTTACTTTGTTTGCCTTCCGTAGTCAAATATTGGAGATACAATCAAATATTGGAGATACAACTACATCCTTATTGTTAGAAACGATCATGGAGACATAGGTGTTTTAGTAGTTTGGGTAGACGCCGGTCGAGGATAGGTCATGTCCGAAGTAAAATCAACCCCGTGGCTAGTAAACTAGATCTTCAATGGACTAACTCAAGTGAATACACAACATTAATGGATAAATCGCCCCGTAAGTCTaggtttctttctctcttctgaATTCTGAAAATCATCTTCTGCGTTGTTCTTACTCACATAACAATAAAAGTATTAATGTAATAAACTTGGTCGAGCTATTTGATCTAGTTAACACTAAATCCTTGTTGGGAACGATACTTTACTTCATTCTATATGATTTGTTGACCATGTGCACTTGCGTACTGCTGTTTAGCATCGATCAAGTTTTTGGTGCCGTTGCTGGGGATTTAAAGATTAACTTTCTTTTTAGATTAGATAGTTCTAAAATTTTCTTGTTTAACGTTCGTTCTTCACGTTTATATTTTGTTACATGCACTTGAATGCATAGGGATAATGTTCTGGACAAAACCTCGTTGAGCCAGATTCGGATCCCGAAAAGACACTACGCAAGAGATTGCATTAGCAGAAAGCTTTAGCCGACGAGGCTAAGGAACTTGAGAATCTTGTCGATGAAACCTTTGACATTGACCCCACAACTGTATAGATGCACATGTAGATGGCACAGGTTATGGAACAAGTTGTAATAAAGGCGGCTAGGCCTAGTGTGGACGATCTCGATGTGCATGTCGAGTACCTAACACAGACGATCTCAATgtgcatattcataacataatcAAATATCATATCTAGTCATGTGGAATATAAATAAATCATGATTAGCAGGTAAATATGTAATCTACTTCCGCATAGCTCAAAAAGTAATCTAACATGAAATTATTGCTCACAACATCTTCAATAGCATGGAATTATGCTCAACTAATCAATTAAAACATTCAAAAATAGGCCTAATAGATAAATAAACCAGAAAATGTCACCTGGTACCGACATTAGCGCTCGTCACTGATGTGCTGTAGAAATAAGACACATTTGATGCCTTTTTACTTAAAGTTTCACTTGTTTTTAAGTAACTTTTTGTCGTTTTGATGTCATTTGTCTTGTTGTAGGTATTTTAGTCATGCGATGGCAAATACATGGAAAATAGCATGAAAAAGACCCAAAAATGTGAAGTTCAGAAGAAGCAGATTCAGAGGATGGTtttactgttacacctcggaaaattttccattgatgcacagtgaataggctaatgaagagcacgaagtatatgatgtttcaataagtaagaagtagcatttgatgattctaaatgagattttaaagacattcgatgttagacgagaaagtgccaagagaaggcaatgtatacgataagtatcggaaaggatttatgagtagcaagttgatgacaacttaatgatgttttggggaagagttataacgccccttagagtgttaatgaagtgataaacaagtgctaagaaggttccataaggattggagatcaaacgagacgacgggaacaactttggtgaaactgtgagtttcacgaccatgttccacggaccatggaatATTCCACAGACCGTGGAAGGGTTTGTGGAACTTCCAGCAGAGGtagtggctggctggtcgtgaaccacgaccagaaccacgGGCAGCactatgttccacggaccgtggaacagtccgtggaactcccgacgggctgaaatgttctaagtctttaaatgtgatcccaacttcattatttcattccaacacttccccacttctctctaaagtctctagagcatcacatacatttcatgaacaagaatccaagggaaatcaaaggtccttatcatcaaaccaagtgaatcaaagtaagaaaacccattgaagttcataaaaaacaaggaattcaagtgaaggaaaaactagggttttgctcaagtgaggtaatTGCACCCAAAGTTCAAtcctacaccttctaaggtaGGTTTTATGAcatctccatgttatttaaggtatttgaaagttgaaacacttggattgcaaaaggatatagaaatgggtcatgagtgtgtgaatagtatcacttttgaataaatgtttggaatgagttatgattcttgatacattatgaatataatcatgttatagatgatgttgagaacatggaatagaccttgaatatgaatgaacggaATTATGTGaaatgaccatgaatatggatgaattgaagtggaTTAAAAAGTAAGGAttatgtagttgaataaaggctattgtgatgatattgtgaatgttattattgatgtttgggagttgatatatgatatgaaggaagttgtataaataaaggagatgctgtccgattttctctagactAAGTCATGTGTGCTAAGTTATCGATTCTCTAATGattagtatgcactttaatgaaggtagaaacgtgagcattgaagaagaacgtacaagtgatagaatagttgcacggaagggtatgtaaggctaacccttctttcataaggcatggttccttggccaaatagttatccttctatgagcctacgatattctccaatgatcttacctctaaaagctactaagcttatgatacgattgtactatgtttcttatacgatgagtaatcctttaaggataaaTGTACTGAATGACGATAGTCAAGAATGCTAAAGATAACTatgagcttatatatatatgtgcccATGAAAATTGAACCCCGACGATAGAAACGGCTAAAGTAGAATACGatgaatatgcatatgtatatatatatatatatatatatatatatatatatatatatatatatatatatatatatatatatatatatatatatatacatatgtgcgcacaccatatatatatatatatatatatatatatatatatacatata
This window harbors:
- the LOC132054206 gene encoding putative receptor-like protein kinase At3g47110, whose product is MDGFLQALNDSHHEEKLDKEEIVSQEWLMNQAQQLEVYEDHREGISRMMEEFLKIHVEQSQEVELLEIAIRESEPSLNAQIEACDAQYQRVMDSSFELVFNEEEVKIDFQELMSFKEAKLKAYDLSNIWNFEASFYDKDLNQLLVVSYQSILKVTNGFSASNLIGVGSHGYVYKIIFEMDGKHVAIKVLNFLQHGAIKSFIAECVALRNVRHQNLVKPLTACSGVDYGGNEFKPLVYEFMANRSLEDWLHPDNSRANVQPRRLGFFQRLNIAIDVASAIDYLHNDCQISIVHCDLKSNNILLDNELVAHVGASRLSRFLHLTDETTCRIHTSSTTFKGSIGFIAPEYGMGSDPTMHGDVYSFGIVLLEMLTRKRPTDDMFGGDLSLHDFVRNPMADGSLEIVNPVLDLEEEEINRESSRILRFMRRQKMVQGLISLFRIGVACSELELLAQCMIQVK